A region from the Musa acuminata AAA Group cultivar baxijiao chromosome BXJ1-10, Cavendish_Baxijiao_AAA, whole genome shotgun sequence genome encodes:
- the LOC135595879 gene encoding sucrose synthase 2-like: protein MSQRTLTRAHSFRERIGDSLSSHPNELVALFSRFIQQGKGMLQPHQLLAEYAAVFSEADKEKLKDGAFEDVIKAAQEAIVIPPRVALAIRPRPGVWEYVRVNISELAVEELTVPEYLQFKEELVDESTQNNNFVLELDFEPFNASFPRPSLSKSIGNGVQFLNRHLSSKLFHDKESMYPLLNFLRKHNYKGMSMMLNDRIQSLSALQAALRKAEQHLLSIASDTPYSEFNHRFQELGLEKGWGDTAQRVYENIHLLLDLLEAPDPCTLENFLGIIPMMFNVVILSPHGYFAQANVLGYPDTGGQVVYILDQVRALENEMLLRIKRQGLDITPRILIVSRLLPDAVGTTCGQRLEKVLGTEHTHILRVPFRTENGIIRKWISRFEVWPYLETYTEDVANELAGELQATPDLIIGNYSDGNLVSTLLAHKLGVTQCTIAHALEKTKYPNSDIYWKKFENQYHFSCQFTADLVAMNHADFIITSTFQEIAGSKDTVGQYESHTAFTLPGLYRVVHGIDVFDPKFNIVSPGADLSIYFPYTEKHKRLTSLHPEIEELLFNPEDNTEHKGVLNDTKKPIIFSMARLDRVKNLTGLVEFYGRNERLKELVNLVVVCGDHGKESKDLEEQAEFKKMYSFIEKYNLHGHIRWISAQMNRVRNGELYRYIADTKGAFVQPAFYEAFGLTVVESMTCGLPTFATVHGGPGEIIVDGVSGFHIDPYQGDKAAEIIVNFFEKCKEDPTCWDKISQGGLKRIEEKYTWKLYSERLMTLSGVYGFWKYVSNLDRRETRRYLEMFYALKYRNLAESVPLAVDGEAAVNGAK, encoded by the exons ATGTCTCAACGCACCTTGACCCGCGCCCACAGTTTCCGGGAGCGCATTGGCGATTCCCTTTCTTCCCACCCAAATGAACTCGTGGCTCTTTTCTCAAG GTTTATTCAGCAGGGGAAGGGGATGCTGCAACCTCATCAGTTGCTGGCTGAATACGCAGCTGTGTTTTCTGAAGCAGATAAGGAGAAGCTGAAGGATGGGGCTTTTGAGGATGTCATCAAAGCAGCACAG GAAGCCATAGTCATTCCTCCTCGGGTCGCCTTAGCTATTCGTCCGCGGCCTGGAGTCTGGGAATATGTGCGGGTAAACATCAGTGAGCTCGCGGTGGAAGAATTGACTGTGCCGGAGTACCTGCAGTTCAAGGAAGAACTTGTTGATGAAAG CACACAAAATAATAACTTTGTTTTGGAGTTGGATTTTGAGCCCTTCAATGCTTCATTTCCTCGGCCCTCACTATCAAAATCCATCGGAAATGGAGTGCAGTTCTTGAACCGACACCTTTCCTCGAAGTTGTTCCATGACAAAGAAAGCATGTACCCCTTGCTTAATTTCCTCCGGAAGCACAACTACAAGGGCATG TCGATGATGCTAAATGATAGAATACAAAGCCTTAGTGCTCTCCAAGCTGCATTAaggaaggctgagcagcatctatTGAGTATCGCATCTGACACCCCATACTCAGAATTCAACCACAG ATTCCAAGAGCTTGGCTTGGAAAAGGGTTGGGGTGACACTGCTCAACGTGTGTACGAGAACATTCACCTGCTACTGGATCTTCTCGAGGCACCTGATCCTTGTACCTTGGAGAACTTCCTGGGGATAATTCCTATGATGTTTAATGTCGTGATCCTTTCTCCGCACGGCTACTTTGCCCAAGCTAATGTCTTGGGGTATCCAGACACTGGTGGTCAG GTTGTTTATATTTTGGATCAAGTCCGTGCCTTGGAGAATGAGATGCTCTTGAGGATCAAGCGTCAGGGGCTAGACATCACACCTCGAATTCTTATT GTTTCCAGGTTGCTTCCTGATGCAGTAGGCACCACATGTGGACAGAGACTTGAGAAGGTCCTCGGAACTGAGCACACTCACATTCTTCGAGTTCCATTTAGAACAGAGAATGGAATTATCCGCAAATGGATTTCTCGTTTTGAAGTATGGCCTTACCTCGAGACGTACACTGAG GATGTTGCAAATGAGCTGGCAGGAGAACTGCAAGCCACCCCCGATCTAATCATCGGAAACTACAGTGACGGAAATCTAGTATCAACATTGCTGGCACATAAATTAGGCGTCACCCAG TGCACCATTGCTCATGCTCTGGAGAAAACCAAGTACCCTAATTCAGACATTTACTGGAAGAAGTTTGAGAATCAGTATCATTTCTCTTGCCAATTCACGGCTGATTTGGTCGCAATGAATCATGCTGACTTTATCATCACTAGCACCTTCCAAGAAATTGCTGGAAG CAAGGATACCGTGGGGCAGTATGAGTCTCACACTGCTTTTACTCTTCCCGGGCTCTATCGAGTTGTTCATGGAATTGATGTCTTCGACCCAAAGTTCAACATTGTCTCTCCCGGAGCTGATTTGTCCATCTACTTCCCGTACACAGAGAAGCACAAGAGACTCACTTCCCTCCACCCAGAGATTGAGGAGCTGCTCTTCAATCCTGAAGATAACACTGAGCACAA GGGTGTGCTGAATGACACCAAGAAACCCATCATATTCTCCATGGCAAGGCTGGACCGAGTAAAGAACTTAACAGGTCTGGTCGAATTCTATGGCCGAAATGAACGCTTGAAGGAGTTGGTGAACCTTGTGGTGGTGTGTGGAGACCACGGCAAAGAATCAAAGGATCTCGAGGAACAAGCAGAATTCAAGAAGATGTACAGTTTCATTGAGAAGTACAACCTGCATGGGCATATTCGATGGATCTCTGCCCAGATGAACAGGGTTCGCAACGGTGAGCTCTACCGATACATTGCCGACACAAAAGGAGCTTTCGTCCAA CCTGCCTTCTATGAAGCCTTTGGACTCACTGTTGTCGAGTCCATGACCTGTGGGCTGCCCACCTTTGCAACTGTTCATGGAGGACCCGGTGAAATCATCGTCGATGGAGTTTCTGGCTTCCACATTGATCCTTACCAGGGTGACAAGGCTGCTGAAATCATTGTAAATTTCTTTGAGAAGTGCAAGGAAGACCCAACCTGCTGGGACAAAATCTCACAGGGAGGCCTGAAGAGAATTGAAGAGAA GTATACCTGGAAGCTCTATTCAGAGAGGCTGATGACACTGTCTGGAGTTTATGGTTTCTGGAAGTATGTCTCCAACCTCGATAGGCGCGAGACTCGCCGCTACCTTGAGATGTTCTATGCCCTCAAATATCGCAATTTG GCCGAGTCTGTTCCTCTGGCGGTAGACGGAGAAGCTGCGGTTAATGGCGCAAAGTAG
- the LOC135595881 gene encoding ethylene-responsive transcription factor 1-like produces MCGGAIISDFIPLATVASRRVMAEHLWPGLEKSKQTTGRRRRGVEVPDDDDDDDDFEADFQEFSDETQVDEFDGVHFGFGSEAPFPRDGSPKSVYLDGLATKSSKRKRKNRYIGIRQRPWGKWAAEIRDPNKGIRVWLGTFNTAEEAARAYDAEAHRLRGKNAKVNFPTGAASLSSRKRSSKPTASVIPKPKVLEKLDCNQNSNYLCDQDSELYSTFMEDQELTKPDHLNPVTTIKSSAPLEEAALNFHSDEGSNSLGYADFVWEFDAKTPEIMSILAPIEPELFEDGGPHKKLRSDISGVELSEELYANEPYMKFLPTPYFEGSSDASMDSLFGGADLWSFDDLPMEAVFTEGI; encoded by the exons ATGTGTGGGGGCGCGATCATCTCCGACTTCATTCCGCTGGCGACGGTGGCTTCGCGGCGGGTGATGGCGGAGCACCTGTGGCCGGGCCTCGAGAAGAGTAAGCAGACGACGGGGAGGCGTCGGAGAGGGGTGGAGGTCCcggacgatgacgacgacgacgacgacttcgAAGCTGACTTCCAGGAGTTCAGCGATGAGACCCAGGTGGACGAGTTCGATGGCGTGCACTTCGGCTTTGGATCGGAAGCCCCGTTCCCGCGAG ATGGCTCACCAAAGTCTGTATATCTTGATGGACTCGCCACAAAAtcaagcaaaagaaaaagaaagaatcgatACATAGGAATCCGCCAACGACCGTGGGGCAAGTGGGCAGCTGAAATCAGAGATCCTAACAAAGGAATTCGTGTTTGGCTTGGAACCTTCAACACAGCTGAAGAGGCTGCCAGAGCCTACGACGCTGAAGCCCATCGGCTTCGGGGTAAGAATGCCAAGGTGAACTTCCCGACAGGAGCAGCATCATTGAGTTCACGCAAACGCTCATCAAAGCCTACTGCTTCAGTAATACCAAAACCAAAGGTGTTGGAAAAACTTGACTGCAACCAGAATTCCAACTATCTTTGTGACCAAGATTCTGAACTCTATTCAACGTTCATGGAAGATCAGGAACTTACGAAGCCTGATCACCTTAATCCTGTTACCACAATAAAGTCTTCAGCACCTTTAGAAGAAGCTGCTTTGAATTTTCACTCTGATGAGGGAAGTAATTCTCTTGGTTATGCTGACTTTGTATGGGAATTTGATGCCAAGACCCCAGAGATCATGTCAATCCTTGCTCCTATCGAACCTGAGTTATTTGAAGATGGTGGCCCTCACAAGAAACTGAGAAGTGATATTTCTGGAGTTGAACTCTCCGAGGAGTTATATGCCAATGAACCATACATGAAGTTCCTCCCTACCCCATACTTTGAGGGGAGCTCAGATGCATCAATGGACAGCCTATTTGGTGGTGCGGATCTCTGGAGTTTCGATGACTTGCCTATGGAGGCAGTGTTTACTGAGGGGATATGA
- the LOC103968602 gene encoding AT-rich interactive domain-containing protein 4 isoform X2, producing MYQTKQACRLIAVLCGKFAETRREVKRGHLSLFPELVSSGRLEVHTLVNPTMDSFRNAQKSLEPNILYFQGEQLENEEEIGTLFWGGIDVSEAETFSSLMAPPSPTIIYLEVPNGEKIAQALQAKGTPYVIYWKNAFSSYEASHFRQALLSVVQSSCSHAWDAFQLAHASFRLYCVRNNYVMPANRQKDNGELGPHLLGSAPQINILIPDRVQEDGEEILSDALPVTKIYDDDMDMRLLVCGVPCTVDACLAGSLEDGLNALLNIEIRGSKLHNRISAAPPPLQAGSLSRGVVTMRCDLTTCSSTHISVLVSGSAQTCFNDQLLESHIKSELIEKRQLVHVLPDCDKNKPSLFEPLPSVSIACGASSFEVRMKVPSWAAQVLKQLAPEVSYHSLVTLGIASIQGVPVASFEKEDADRLRFFWNRQQQEYCFQYELSPPLPALSSSLFRKRSKPFSETRPISRGHTMRANGSIFMIDHQDVKKEVGLCQGIHMPSMIGQKRLKVATMKPIPCFRRHKILPFSGVQEDMPDGSQAKTNLSTVPYAKHNTLRAPLTHRKSTSSSFHAQQIISINPLPLKKHGCNRCSIQACTEEEFLEDVMQFLILRGHSRLVPQGGISEFPDAILNAKRLDLFNLYREVVSRGGFYVGNGINWKGQVFSKMRNYTVSNRMTGVGNTLKRHYETYLLEYELAHDDVDGECCLLCHSTPGDWVNCGLCGEWAHFGCDRRQGLATFKDYAKTDGLEYICPNCSLSNSKRKSQKVANGLCNAMTLPRHE from the exons ATGTATCAGACGAAGCAAGCTTGCAGGCTCATTGCAGTCCTATGTGGGAAATTTGCTGAGACACGAAGGGAGGTAAAACGTGGGCATTTGTCTTTGTTTCCAGAGCTTGTTTCCTCGGGGCGCCTTGAG GTTCACACGCTTGTTAATCCAACAATGGATAGTTTTCGCAATGCTCAGAAGTCATTAGAACCAAATATCTTGTACTTTCAAGGGGAGCAGCTGGAAAATGAGGAAGAAATTGGCACATTGTTTTGGGGGGGCATTGATGTGTCAGAGGCTGAGACATTCAGTTCTCTCATGGCTCCTCCATCTCCAACAATA ATTTATCTGGAAGTCCCTAATGGTGAAAAGATTGCGCAGGCATTACAAGCTAAG GGGACTCCATACGTGATATATTGGAAGAATGCATTCTCATCATATGAAGCTTCTCACTTCCGCCAAGCCCTTCTGTCTGTCGTACAGAG TTCATGTAGCCATGCATGGGATGCTTTCCAGCTTGCTCATGCATCTTTCCGCTTGTATTGTGTACGGAACAACTATGTTATGCCAGCTAACAGGCAAAAGGATAATGGTGAACTTGGTCCACATCTATTGGGAAGTGCACCTCAGATAAATATTCTTATTCCAGATAGAGTTCAAGAGGATGGAGAAGAAATCTTATCTGATGCTCTTCCTGTGACAaaaatttatgatgatgatatggaTATGAGATTGCTTGTTTGCGGAGTGCCTTGTACAGTG GATGCATGCCTAGCAGGTTCTTTGGAAGATGGCCTAAATGCCCTTTTGAACATTGAA ATTCGTGGGAGTAAACTTCACAATCGAATCAG TGCCGCACCACCTCCTCTTCAAGCTGGATCACTCTCTCGTGGAGTAGTTACCATGCGCTGTGATCTCACAACTTGTAGTTCCACTCACATTTCAGTCTTAGTGTCTGGAAGTGCACAGACATGTTTTAATGACCAG CTATTAGAAAGTCACATAAAAAGCGAACTTATCGAGAAAAGACAGCTAGTTCATGTTCTTCCAGATTGTGACAAAAACAAACCATCTCTGTTTGAGCCTCTGCCTTCTGTCTCTATAGCTTGTGGTGCTTCTTCATTTGAGGTCCGGATGAAAGTACCATCTTGGGCTGCTCAG GTTTTAAAACAGCTGGCACCAGAAGTCTCCTACCATAGCTTGGTCACTCTTGGCATTGCCAGCATACAGGGTGTTCCAGTAGCTTCTTTTGAGAAAGAAGATGCTGATCGCCTTCGTTTCTTTTGGAATAGGCAACAGCAAGAGTATTGCTTTCAATATGAATTGTCTCCTCCTCTGCCCGCTTTGTCTTCATCTCTTTTCAGGAAAAGGTCCAAGCCTTTTTCAGAAACTAGACCTATTTCCCGTGGCCATACCATGAGGGCAAATGGGTCAATCTTTATGATAGATCATCAGGATGTCAAAAAGGAAGTTGGCTTGTGCCAAGGGATTCATATGCCCTCCATGATTGGCCAGAAAAGATTGAAGGTTGCTACAATGAAGCCCATTCCATGCTTCCGGCGGCATAAGATATTGCCCTTCTCGGGAGTTCAGGAGGATATGCCTGATGGAAGCCAGGCAAAAACTAACCTGTCCACTGTGCCTTATGCAAAGCATAATACACTTCGTGCTCCTTTGACACACAGAAAATCTACATCAAGTTCTTTTCACGCACAACAGATCATATCTATCAATCCTCTGCCATTGAAAAAACATGGATGTAATAGATGTTCGATTCAAGCTTGCACTGAA GAGGAGTTTCTCGAGGATGTTATGCAGTTTCTAATCCTCAGGGGCCACAGTCGGCTTGTACCCCAAGGAGGAATATCCGAGTTTCCTGATGCCATACTCAATGCAAAACGCCTGGATTTGTTCAACTTGTATAGAGAG GTTGTTTCTAGAGGCGGTTTCTATGTTGGGAATGGCATAAACTGGAAAGGTCAGGTTTTCTCAAAGATGCGAAACTATACGGTTTCAAATAGAATGACT GGTGTTGGAAATACATTAAAGAGACATTATGAGACTTATCTTTTGGAATACGAGCTAGCACATGATGATGTGGATGGAGAGTGTTGCTTGTTATGTCATAG CACACCTGGTGATTGGGTGAACTGTGGCTTATGCGGTGAATGGGCTCACTTTGGTTGTGATAGGCGGCAGGGACTGGCTACTTTCAAG GATTATGCAAAGACAGATGGCTTGGAATATATTTGCCCTAACTGTAGTCTCTCGAACTCTAAGAGGAAGTCCCAGAAGGTGGCAAATGGACTTTGTAACGCCATGACTCTTCCACGACATGAATAA
- the LOC103968602 gene encoding AT-rich interactive domain-containing protein 4 isoform X3, translating to MYQTKQACRLIAVLCGKFAETRREVKRGHLSLFPELVSSGRLEVHTLVNPTMDSFRNAQKSLEPNILYFQGEQLENEEEIGTLFWGGIDVSEAETFSSLMAPPSPTIIYLEVPNGEKIAQALQAKGTPYVIYWKNAFSSYEASHFRQALLSVVQSSCSHAWDAFQLAHASFRLYCVRNNYVMPANRQKDNGELGPHLLGSAPQINILIPDRVQEDGEEILSDALPVTKIYDDDMDMRLLVCGVPCTVDACLAGSLEDGLNALLNIEIRGSKLHNRISAAPPPLQAGSLSRGVVTMRCDLTTCSSTHISVLVSGSAQTCFNDQLLESHIKSELIEKRQLVHVLPDCDKNKPSLFEPLPSVSIACGASSFEVRMKVPSWAAQEEFLEDVMQFLILRGHSRLVPQGGISEFPDAILNAKRLDLFNLYREVVSRGGFYVGNGINWKGQVFSKMRNYTVSNRMTGVGNTLKRHYETYLLEYELAHDDVDGECCLLCHSSTPGDWVNCGLCGEWAHFGCDRRQGLATFKDYAKTDGLEYICPNCSLSNSKRKSQKVANGLCNAMTLPRHE from the exons ATGTATCAGACGAAGCAAGCTTGCAGGCTCATTGCAGTCCTATGTGGGAAATTTGCTGAGACACGAAGGGAGGTAAAACGTGGGCATTTGTCTTTGTTTCCAGAGCTTGTTTCCTCGGGGCGCCTTGAG GTTCACACGCTTGTTAATCCAACAATGGATAGTTTTCGCAATGCTCAGAAGTCATTAGAACCAAATATCTTGTACTTTCAAGGGGAGCAGCTGGAAAATGAGGAAGAAATTGGCACATTGTTTTGGGGGGGCATTGATGTGTCAGAGGCTGAGACATTCAGTTCTCTCATGGCTCCTCCATCTCCAACAATA ATTTATCTGGAAGTCCCTAATGGTGAAAAGATTGCGCAGGCATTACAAGCTAAG GGGACTCCATACGTGATATATTGGAAGAATGCATTCTCATCATATGAAGCTTCTCACTTCCGCCAAGCCCTTCTGTCTGTCGTACAGAG TTCATGTAGCCATGCATGGGATGCTTTCCAGCTTGCTCATGCATCTTTCCGCTTGTATTGTGTACGGAACAACTATGTTATGCCAGCTAACAGGCAAAAGGATAATGGTGAACTTGGTCCACATCTATTGGGAAGTGCACCTCAGATAAATATTCTTATTCCAGATAGAGTTCAAGAGGATGGAGAAGAAATCTTATCTGATGCTCTTCCTGTGACAaaaatttatgatgatgatatggaTATGAGATTGCTTGTTTGCGGAGTGCCTTGTACAGTG GATGCATGCCTAGCAGGTTCTTTGGAAGATGGCCTAAATGCCCTTTTGAACATTGAA ATTCGTGGGAGTAAACTTCACAATCGAATCAG TGCCGCACCACCTCCTCTTCAAGCTGGATCACTCTCTCGTGGAGTAGTTACCATGCGCTGTGATCTCACAACTTGTAGTTCCACTCACATTTCAGTCTTAGTGTCTGGAAGTGCACAGACATGTTTTAATGACCAG CTATTAGAAAGTCACATAAAAAGCGAACTTATCGAGAAAAGACAGCTAGTTCATGTTCTTCCAGATTGTGACAAAAACAAACCATCTCTGTTTGAGCCTCTGCCTTCTGTCTCTATAGCTTGTGGTGCTTCTTCATTTGAGGTCCGGATGAAAGTACCATCTTGGGCTGCTCAG GAGGAGTTTCTCGAGGATGTTATGCAGTTTCTAATCCTCAGGGGCCACAGTCGGCTTGTACCCCAAGGAGGAATATCCGAGTTTCCTGATGCCATACTCAATGCAAAACGCCTGGATTTGTTCAACTTGTATAGAGAG GTTGTTTCTAGAGGCGGTTTCTATGTTGGGAATGGCATAAACTGGAAAGGTCAGGTTTTCTCAAAGATGCGAAACTATACGGTTTCAAATAGAATGACT GGTGTTGGAAATACATTAAAGAGACATTATGAGACTTATCTTTTGGAATACGAGCTAGCACATGATGATGTGGATGGAGAGTGTTGCTTGTTATGTCATAG TAGCACACCTGGTGATTGGGTGAACTGTGGCTTATGCGGTGAATGGGCTCACTTTGGTTGTGATAGGCGGCAGGGACTGGCTACTTTCAAG GATTATGCAAAGACAGATGGCTTGGAATATATTTGCCCTAACTGTAGTCTCTCGAACTCTAAGAGGAAGTCCCAGAAGGTGGCAAATGGACTTTGTAACGCCATGACTCTTCCACGACATGAATAA
- the LOC103968602 gene encoding AT-rich interactive domain-containing protein 4 isoform X1, producing the protein MYQTKQACRLIAVLCGKFAETRREVKRGHLSLFPELVSSGRLEVHTLVNPTMDSFRNAQKSLEPNILYFQGEQLENEEEIGTLFWGGIDVSEAETFSSLMAPPSPTIIYLEVPNGEKIAQALQAKGTPYVIYWKNAFSSYEASHFRQALLSVVQSSCSHAWDAFQLAHASFRLYCVRNNYVMPANRQKDNGELGPHLLGSAPQINILIPDRVQEDGEEILSDALPVTKIYDDDMDMRLLVCGVPCTVDACLAGSLEDGLNALLNIEIRGSKLHNRISAAPPPLQAGSLSRGVVTMRCDLTTCSSTHISVLVSGSAQTCFNDQLLESHIKSELIEKRQLVHVLPDCDKNKPSLFEPLPSVSIACGASSFEVRMKVPSWAAQVLKQLAPEVSYHSLVTLGIASIQGVPVASFEKEDADRLRFFWNRQQQEYCFQYELSPPLPALSSSLFRKRSKPFSETRPISRGHTMRANGSIFMIDHQDVKKEVGLCQGIHMPSMIGQKRLKVATMKPIPCFRRHKILPFSGVQEDMPDGSQAKTNLSTVPYAKHNTLRAPLTHRKSTSSSFHAQQIISINPLPLKKHGCNRCSIQACTEEEFLEDVMQFLILRGHSRLVPQGGISEFPDAILNAKRLDLFNLYREVVSRGGFYVGNGINWKGQVFSKMRNYTVSNRMTGVGNTLKRHYETYLLEYELAHDDVDGECCLLCHSSTPGDWVNCGLCGEWAHFGCDRRQGLATFKDYAKTDGLEYICPNCSLSNSKRKSQKVANGLCNAMTLPRHE; encoded by the exons ATGTATCAGACGAAGCAAGCTTGCAGGCTCATTGCAGTCCTATGTGGGAAATTTGCTGAGACACGAAGGGAGGTAAAACGTGGGCATTTGTCTTTGTTTCCAGAGCTTGTTTCCTCGGGGCGCCTTGAG GTTCACACGCTTGTTAATCCAACAATGGATAGTTTTCGCAATGCTCAGAAGTCATTAGAACCAAATATCTTGTACTTTCAAGGGGAGCAGCTGGAAAATGAGGAAGAAATTGGCACATTGTTTTGGGGGGGCATTGATGTGTCAGAGGCTGAGACATTCAGTTCTCTCATGGCTCCTCCATCTCCAACAATA ATTTATCTGGAAGTCCCTAATGGTGAAAAGATTGCGCAGGCATTACAAGCTAAG GGGACTCCATACGTGATATATTGGAAGAATGCATTCTCATCATATGAAGCTTCTCACTTCCGCCAAGCCCTTCTGTCTGTCGTACAGAG TTCATGTAGCCATGCATGGGATGCTTTCCAGCTTGCTCATGCATCTTTCCGCTTGTATTGTGTACGGAACAACTATGTTATGCCAGCTAACAGGCAAAAGGATAATGGTGAACTTGGTCCACATCTATTGGGAAGTGCACCTCAGATAAATATTCTTATTCCAGATAGAGTTCAAGAGGATGGAGAAGAAATCTTATCTGATGCTCTTCCTGTGACAaaaatttatgatgatgatatggaTATGAGATTGCTTGTTTGCGGAGTGCCTTGTACAGTG GATGCATGCCTAGCAGGTTCTTTGGAAGATGGCCTAAATGCCCTTTTGAACATTGAA ATTCGTGGGAGTAAACTTCACAATCGAATCAG TGCCGCACCACCTCCTCTTCAAGCTGGATCACTCTCTCGTGGAGTAGTTACCATGCGCTGTGATCTCACAACTTGTAGTTCCACTCACATTTCAGTCTTAGTGTCTGGAAGTGCACAGACATGTTTTAATGACCAG CTATTAGAAAGTCACATAAAAAGCGAACTTATCGAGAAAAGACAGCTAGTTCATGTTCTTCCAGATTGTGACAAAAACAAACCATCTCTGTTTGAGCCTCTGCCTTCTGTCTCTATAGCTTGTGGTGCTTCTTCATTTGAGGTCCGGATGAAAGTACCATCTTGGGCTGCTCAG GTTTTAAAACAGCTGGCACCAGAAGTCTCCTACCATAGCTTGGTCACTCTTGGCATTGCCAGCATACAGGGTGTTCCAGTAGCTTCTTTTGAGAAAGAAGATGCTGATCGCCTTCGTTTCTTTTGGAATAGGCAACAGCAAGAGTATTGCTTTCAATATGAATTGTCTCCTCCTCTGCCCGCTTTGTCTTCATCTCTTTTCAGGAAAAGGTCCAAGCCTTTTTCAGAAACTAGACCTATTTCCCGTGGCCATACCATGAGGGCAAATGGGTCAATCTTTATGATAGATCATCAGGATGTCAAAAAGGAAGTTGGCTTGTGCCAAGGGATTCATATGCCCTCCATGATTGGCCAGAAAAGATTGAAGGTTGCTACAATGAAGCCCATTCCATGCTTCCGGCGGCATAAGATATTGCCCTTCTCGGGAGTTCAGGAGGATATGCCTGATGGAAGCCAGGCAAAAACTAACCTGTCCACTGTGCCTTATGCAAAGCATAATACACTTCGTGCTCCTTTGACACACAGAAAATCTACATCAAGTTCTTTTCACGCACAACAGATCATATCTATCAATCCTCTGCCATTGAAAAAACATGGATGTAATAGATGTTCGATTCAAGCTTGCACTGAA GAGGAGTTTCTCGAGGATGTTATGCAGTTTCTAATCCTCAGGGGCCACAGTCGGCTTGTACCCCAAGGAGGAATATCCGAGTTTCCTGATGCCATACTCAATGCAAAACGCCTGGATTTGTTCAACTTGTATAGAGAG GTTGTTTCTAGAGGCGGTTTCTATGTTGGGAATGGCATAAACTGGAAAGGTCAGGTTTTCTCAAAGATGCGAAACTATACGGTTTCAAATAGAATGACT GGTGTTGGAAATACATTAAAGAGACATTATGAGACTTATCTTTTGGAATACGAGCTAGCACATGATGATGTGGATGGAGAGTGTTGCTTGTTATGTCATAG TAGCACACCTGGTGATTGGGTGAACTGTGGCTTATGCGGTGAATGGGCTCACTTTGGTTGTGATAGGCGGCAGGGACTGGCTACTTTCAAG GATTATGCAAAGACAGATGGCTTGGAATATATTTGCCCTAACTGTAGTCTCTCGAACTCTAAGAGGAAGTCCCAGAAGGTGGCAAATGGACTTTGTAACGCCATGACTCTTCCACGACATGAATAA